A genomic stretch from Desulfotignum balticum DSM 7044 includes:
- a CDS encoding OmpA family protein: MKSFKIQLFTALALAIVFVLSGCSQKEVQTLPAFTLTPFSADEYVSSVDNFVIVLDASSSMDKPYMGNKKFDMATQIVSRINRTLPELGQNGALRSFGHSPAVSDKNTVLFYGMEQYVTYALGESLKKISEPGGTSALHTALTASGQEELASVYGKTAVIIISDGQPEFSLESPITLKTAQALKDQYGPELCYYPVLVGDDEKGAVLMDDIARIGECGFVSNADNLLTNAGMAGFVEDVFLAPKPAPPVAAPAPTEIKGLNEQGVWVVEDTHFDFDESIIKPAAFEYLDHIAEIMQAYPDMQVQVQGHTDSIGTKAYNDALSMRRAQAVKTYLVNKGVQKERLSLEGFGFSKPVASNNTAEGRALNRRVELHRK; encoded by the coding sequence ATGAAATCTTTCAAAATTCAACTTTTTACGGCCCTGGCCTTGGCCATCGTTTTTGTTCTGTCGGGGTGTTCCCAAAAGGAGGTTCAGACCCTCCCCGCATTTACCCTGACGCCATTCAGCGCAGACGAGTATGTGTCATCCGTTGATAATTTCGTCATTGTCCTGGATGCATCCAGTTCCATGGACAAGCCATACATGGGAAATAAAAAATTTGATATGGCCACACAAATCGTCAGCCGCATCAATCGAACCCTGCCGGAACTGGGCCAAAACGGGGCGCTCCGCTCTTTTGGACACAGCCCTGCAGTTTCCGACAAAAACACGGTTCTTTTTTACGGCATGGAGCAATATGTCACATATGCCCTGGGTGAAAGTTTAAAAAAGATATCTGAACCAGGTGGGACAAGCGCCCTGCATACGGCCCTTACCGCCTCCGGTCAGGAAGAACTGGCATCTGTTTACGGTAAAACCGCTGTGATTATCATCAGCGACGGTCAGCCGGAATTCAGTTTGGAATCTCCCATTACCCTGAAAACAGCCCAGGCCTTGAAAGATCAATATGGCCCGGAGCTTTGCTATTATCCCGTCCTTGTTGGTGATGATGAAAAAGGGGCAGTGCTCATGGATGATATCGCCCGTATCGGCGAGTGCGGCTTTGTTTCCAACGCAGATAACCTGTTGACGAACGCAGGCATGGCCGGCTTTGTCGAAGATGTTTTTCTGGCCCCGAAACCCGCACCACCGGTCGCCGCCCCGGCGCCTACTGAAATTAAAGGATTGAATGAACAGGGCGTCTGGGTCGTGGAAGACACACATTTTGATTTTGATGAGTCTATCATCAAACCGGCGGCATTTGAGTATCTGGATCATATTGCAGAAATCATGCAGGCCTATCCCGATATGCAAGTCCAGGTTCAAGGCCATACAGACAGTATCGGCACCAAAGCTTACAATGATGCGCTGTCCATGAGACGGGCCCAGGCAGTAAAGACCTATCTGGTAAACAAAGGGGTCCAAAAAGAGCGTCTGAGCCTTGAAGGATTCGGATTCTCCAAACCCGTGGCATCGAACAATACTGCCGAAGGACGGGCTTTGAACCGACGTGTTGAACTTCATCGAAAATAG
- the pyk gene encoding pyruvate kinase — translation MGPPGMFYRDRGYRAVRLPAHKTKIVCTIGPASRSEAVLEQLMLQGMNVARLNFAHGTLQGHREDIGRIRAVADRAERSCMILADLPGPKIRIGKLLHEPLLLEKDHAVILTAQDSVGTADQIPVEYKRLPESVSPGSLIFLNDGFIQLQVEKVSKDKVFCRTVIGGPLLSYKGLHLPGVKIFADAVSDTDLEFVAFALQEGVDAFGVSFAESADDIRKVKALAQKHGQSAYVVAKIERAEAIANFEEIVTAADAIMIARGDLGVQIPIQDVPAVQKKLINKANLLGRPVITATQMLLSMTENIRPTRAEVSDVANAIFDGTDAVMLSEETAIGKYPVETVEMIAKIATSAERERKTVQTLADLPAYFRTGAGSDSIRVEDIFSLNTVECANALHVRYILARTQSKGAACFISRFKPDCWILSFRGDVKTNHFSALSYGVYPVFLEDKTNAFSDMAMRFLIKTGMVEKDEKMILIEDESHDVMPETLLMKIFKV, via the coding sequence ATGGGTCCTCCTGGTATGTTTTACCGGGACAGAGGGTACCGGGCTGTGAGACTGCCGGCGCATAAAACCAAAATCGTCTGCACCATAGGCCCGGCCTCACGATCAGAGGCGGTGTTGGAACAATTAATGCTCCAGGGAATGAATGTGGCCCGGCTCAACTTTGCCCATGGCACCTTGCAGGGGCACAGGGAGGATATCGGGCGCATACGTGCTGTGGCGGATAGGGCAGAGCGGTCCTGCATGATCCTGGCGGATCTTCCCGGTCCCAAAATACGCATCGGCAAACTTTTGCATGAACCGCTGCTGCTGGAAAAAGACCATGCGGTCATATTGACCGCCCAGGATTCCGTGGGCACGGCCGATCAGATACCTGTGGAATATAAGCGGTTGCCGGAAAGCGTGAGTCCCGGCAGCCTGATTTTCCTTAATGACGGGTTCATACAGCTTCAGGTGGAGAAGGTCTCAAAAGATAAGGTCTTCTGCCGGACGGTTATCGGCGGCCCGCTTCTTTCCTACAAGGGATTACACCTTCCCGGGGTAAAGATATTCGCGGATGCGGTGTCTGATACGGATCTTGAATTTGTGGCCTTTGCCCTGCAGGAAGGGGTGGATGCCTTCGGGGTTTCATTTGCAGAGTCAGCCGATGACATACGCAAGGTAAAAGCCCTTGCACAAAAACACGGGCAATCCGCGTATGTGGTTGCCAAAATCGAGCGGGCCGAGGCCATTGCCAATTTTGAAGAAATTGTCACGGCTGCCGATGCCATCATGATTGCACGCGGCGACCTGGGGGTTCAGATCCCGATACAGGATGTGCCGGCGGTTCAGAAAAAACTGATCAACAAGGCGAATCTTTTAGGCCGGCCTGTGATAACAGCGACACAGATGCTGCTGTCCATGACAGAGAATATCCGGCCGACCCGTGCCGAGGTATCGGATGTGGCCAATGCGATTTTTGACGGGACAGACGCGGTGATGCTGTCCGAAGAGACGGCCATCGGAAAATATCCTGTGGAGACGGTTGAAATGATAGCGAAAATAGCCACATCTGCCGAGCGGGAACGAAAAACTGTCCAGACGCTGGCCGATTTGCCCGCATATTTCAGGACGGGTGCGGGTTCCGACAGTATCCGTGTCGAGGACATCTTTTCCCTGAATACCGTTGAATGCGCCAACGCGTTACATGTGCGCTATATCCTTGCCCGCACGCAAAGCAAGGGCGCCGCGTGTTTCATCTCCAGATTCAAGCCGGACTGCTGGATACTTTCCTTTCGTGGTGATGTAAAAACGAACCACTTTTCAGCCCTGTCCTACGGGGTTTATCCAGTCTTCCTTGAGGATAAAACAAATGCCTTTTCCGATATGGCGATGCGTTTCCTGATCAAAACCGGGATGGTAGAAAAAGACGAAAAAATGATTTTGATAGAGGATGAATCCCATGACGTCATGCCGGAAACCTTGTTGATGAAAATTTTTAAAGTCTGA
- a CDS encoding BON domain-containing protein — MNKRFFLRHLVMVLLLAVFMAGCAGTRTSESTGEYMDNSVITAKVKAAILEDPMLKVFQINVESFKGEVQLSGFVDSAQAAARAVQITRRVEGVTSVKNSLVIK; from the coding sequence ATGAACAAGCGTTTTTTTTTGAGGCACCTGGTCATGGTACTGCTCCTGGCGGTCTTCATGGCAGGGTGTGCCGGAACACGAACAAGTGAAAGCACGGGCGAATATATGGATAACTCTGTTATCACGGCCAAGGTGAAGGCGGCAATACTGGAAGACCCGATGCTGAAGGTGTTTCAGATCAATGTGGAGTCTTTCAAGGGAGAAGTCCAGCTGAGCGGTTTTGTGGATTCGGCCCAGGCCGCTGCCAGGGCGGTGCAAATTACCCGAAGGGTGGAAGGGGTTACATCGGTTAAGAACAGTCTGGTTATCAAATAA
- a CDS encoding YihY/virulence factor BrkB family protein, which yields MRLKQIPDLIKKSVTAWLVDYAPSMGAAIAYYTLFAITPLLIIAIAVAGFFFGHEAAQGEIIGQIRNLIGHEGAIAAFGKWLNSLFSGWEVFLFALDLSISFAITTLLFALIYKFMPRAKIPWQDVWIGAAVTAFLFAIGKFLIGLYLGKVSVASGFGAAGSLVILLLWVYFGAQIFLFGAEFTWVYSNTYGSRAAQHKRSEG from the coding sequence ATGCGACTCAAACAGATTCCGGACCTGATCAAAAAATCAGTAACAGCCTGGTTGGTTGATTATGCCCCGAGCATGGGGGCCGCGATTGCCTACTACACATTGTTTGCAATTACACCGCTGCTGATCATCGCCATCGCGGTGGCCGGCTTTTTTTTTGGCCATGAAGCCGCCCAGGGTGAAATCATCGGCCAGATCCGAAACCTTATCGGGCATGAAGGAGCCATTGCCGCTTTCGGCAAGTGGCTCAATAGCCTGTTTTCAGGTTGGGAAGTATTTTTATTTGCCCTGGATTTGAGTATTTCCTTTGCTATTACGACACTTTTGTTTGCGCTGATCTATAAATTTATGCCGCGGGCTAAAATCCCCTGGCAAGATGTATGGATTGGGGCGGCAGTCACCGCTTTTTTGTTCGCCATCGGCAAATTCCTCATCGGTCTCTATCTGGGTAAAGTCAGTGTCGCATCCGGTTTCGGCGCTGCCGGGTCATTGGTTATTTTATTGCTGTGGGTTTATTTCGGGGCACAGATTTTTCTGTTCGGCGCTGAGTTTACCTGGGTTTATTCAAATACATATGGATCCAGAGCCGCTCAGCATAAAAGGTCTGAAGGATAG
- a CDS encoding lmo0937 family membrane protein gives MLWTLFVILLILWALGLLTGYTMGGIIHALLVVAIVVILIQVVQGRRRV, from the coding sequence ATGCTTTGGACACTATTTGTGATTCTATTAATTTTGTGGGCGCTGGGACTGTTGACCGGGTATACGATGGGCGGCATCATTCACGCGCTGCTGGTGGTCGCCATCGTTGTGATTCTGATCCAGGTGGTTCAGGGACGAAGACGGGTGTAA
- a CDS encoding CsbD family protein translates to MKSSTRDKSEGKWHKIKGKIKQITGKAVGNRDLEAKGRAENTDGKVQEKIGQVKDIAGK, encoded by the coding sequence ATGAAATCAAGCACCCGGGATAAATCGGAAGGCAAGTGGCACAAAATCAAGGGAAAAATCAAACAGATCACCGGAAAAGCAGTCGGAAACCGTGATCTGGAAGCCAAAGGCAGGGCTGAAAACACGGACGGGAAGGTTCAGGAAAAAATCGGCCAGGTCAAGGACATCGCAGGGAAATAA
- a CDS encoding BON domain-containing protein: protein MKKLRYCLAVLAAVASMVFITAPLFATETDDRIESSAKNTHVFKTFLKDDQINMKSKDGFVTLTGTVLDASHKTLAGETVACLPGVKGVDNKLEEKGENRPAEKSDAWLITKVKTTLLFHRNVSGLGTEVLADNGTVTLRGEADSVAQKDLTTEYVMDVDGVDKVNNEMTVSDPAAEKPDDKTIAKNMDTVIEAVDDASITALVKTSLLYHRSTSGLSTNVKTKDGVVTLEGKATTAAEKDLAGKYAGDVDGVRSVNNKMTVE, encoded by the coding sequence ATGAAAAAATTAAGGTATTGTTTGGCAGTTTTGGCCGCTGTGGCCTCTATGGTGTTCATCACGGCCCCGCTTTTTGCCACTGAGACGGATGACCGTATCGAATCATCCGCTAAAAACACCCATGTGTTCAAAACCTTTCTCAAGGACGATCAAATAAATATGAAGTCAAAAGATGGATTTGTCACCTTGACCGGGACGGTTCTGGACGCATCCCATAAAACATTGGCAGGAGAAACCGTTGCATGTCTGCCCGGAGTCAAAGGTGTGGACAACAAGCTGGAAGAAAAGGGTGAAAACCGCCCTGCTGAAAAATCAGATGCGTGGCTCATCACCAAAGTGAAAACCACCCTTTTGTTTCATAGAAACGTCAGCGGTCTCGGAACCGAGGTTCTCGCCGACAACGGAACCGTCACTTTGCGCGGTGAGGCCGACAGTGTTGCACAAAAGGACCTCACAACCGAATATGTCATGGATGTGGACGGTGTTGACAAGGTAAACAATGAAATGACCGTGTCTGATCCAGCCGCCGAAAAACCGGATGACAAAACAATAGCTAAAAACATGGATACGGTTATCGAAGCGGTTGATGATGCATCCATTACCGCGCTGGTCAAAACCTCGCTGCTTTACCATCGTTCGACCAGCGGTCTGAGCACCAACGTTAAGACCAAAGACGGGGTGGTCACCCTGGAAGGCAAAGCCACGACTGCAGCTGAAAAAGATCTGGCCGGGAAATACGCAGGCGATGTTGACGGCGTAAGAAGTGTCAATAACAAGATGACCGTTGAATAA
- a CDS encoding AI-2E family transporter, whose amino-acid sequence MASNERLRKESGLPDYPRTETSPRPISFYVILGAVLFAFIRTFSLLSPILLSFLLVLLISLAVNPVISRMRAWTGGRKIPTGLVVAGLTAVMVLAGWSLFGPMKDSVIKISVAVPDYWERLQKPLIKIEQQAVIFEEKLQVEVSTEIAREDRSTEKSEIIPKIPPQALHLEESNSFRSYLNGMFKDLFGSFTAVAFNGAHILVVLVTVFFGVVFMLMNPRPIFGAMLSLLPEEHHPKALIILQRIGKFIPAWAGATALGMLTIGFLVFLLMWPIFGFMDALVLGLIAGVLEAVPFMGPILSALPALLLALGQGGMTPLWVLLIFAAVQALENNMILPFIMARGMKLHPLAVIFSVLLCVAAFGVLGVLIAAPLVAIVRIVHDELYRKRFLPHVTNEDLDHLAGIALHETRPDER is encoded by the coding sequence ATGGCCAGCAACGAGAGACTCCGCAAGGAAAGCGGCCTGCCGGACTATCCCAGGACAGAAACGTCACCGCGTCCGATTTCATTTTATGTGATATTGGGGGCGGTGCTGTTTGCCTTTATCCGGACATTCTCTCTGCTTTCGCCCATTCTGCTCTCTTTTTTGCTGGTGCTGCTTATTTCCCTTGCCGTCAATCCGGTGATTTCCCGGATGCGGGCGTGGACAGGCGGCAGAAAGATACCGACAGGATTGGTTGTGGCAGGATTGACTGCAGTCATGGTTTTGGCGGGCTGGTCCCTGTTCGGACCGATGAAGGACTCGGTCATCAAAATTTCAGTTGCCGTACCGGATTACTGGGAACGTCTGCAAAAGCCGCTGATCAAAATAGAGCAGCAGGCCGTTATTTTTGAGGAAAAACTTCAGGTTGAGGTCAGCACTGAAATTGCCCGGGAAGACAGGAGTACAGAGAAATCAGAAATCATACCTAAAATCCCCCCGCAAGCCTTACATCTTGAAGAATCAAACTCTTTTCGCTCCTATTTGAACGGGATGTTTAAGGATCTGTTCGGCAGTTTCACGGCCGTGGCTTTTAACGGCGCCCATATACTGGTCGTTCTGGTAACGGTTTTTTTCGGTGTGGTGTTTATGCTCATGAATCCCCGCCCGATTTTCGGGGCAATGCTTTCCTTATTGCCTGAAGAGCATCACCCCAAGGCGCTGATCATTTTGCAGCGCATCGGAAAATTCATTCCTGCCTGGGCCGGGGCAACCGCATTGGGAATGCTGACTATCGGTTTTCTGGTATTTTTGCTCATGTGGCCCATCTTTGGTTTTATGGATGCCCTGGTCCTGGGACTTATTGCAGGGGTTCTGGAGGCGGTTCCTTTTATGGGTCCGATTCTCAGTGCCCTGCCCGCACTCTTGCTCGCTCTGGGCCAGGGAGGAATGACGCCGCTGTGGGTCCTGCTCATTTTCGCTGCGGTTCAGGCTCTGGAGAACAATATGATCCTGCCGTTTATCATGGCCCGGGGCATGAAACTGCATCCCCTGGCCGTGATCTTTTCCGTTCTTTTGTGCGTGGCCGCCTTCGGCGTGCTGGGGGTTCTCATCGCAGCCCCTCTGGTCGCAATTGTGCGGATTGTGCATGATGAACTTTATCGAAAAAGATTTCTTCCCCATGTAACAAACGAAGACCTGGATCATCTGGCAGGAATTGCCTTGCATGAAACCCGGCCGGATGAGCGGTGA